The following are from one region of the Methyloversatilis discipulorum genome:
- a CDS encoding sigma-54-dependent Fis family transcriptional regulator: MELRDDDQSQMFSRPERDRDVMNHWERLLNGEECSSDALRRLIDDSWRRCLNAHVDPSKYQAPPPLSENSLYSLQQKHGDLLTASTPVMAMARDFLAETGTIMVLTDHSGTILSLEGDPATRDEGAMMNMMPGASWSETACGTNAIGTAIAVRHPVQIHSAEHYCAGIKRWTCSSTVILDPYDNSVLGAIDVSGLQQTYNKHSLALVVATASKIEGRLAKHEMGIRFRLLERCMHRLTHSTSDGVIVFDRRGNPVKANERAEQALNQLSEGRIGSRKLDIASLTLGHATDDGLPAGLQGWIAPEWLEPVLDNGQRIGTLLTIPIFKPRSVQGTAMPVGATSAAHEPSKLDCVVGKDPVLMEAVERARHLSRSNVPVLLLGETGVGKEVFAKGIHDCGSAKAAPFVAVNCGGLSRELLATELFGYAEGSFTGARRGGMMGKIEAANGGTLFLDELGEMPLDMQPHLLRVLEEGEIYRLGENTPRKVKFRLIAATNRDLRKEVTDGRFRMDLYYRVAVTSVRIPPLRERLGDIPVLSRALMEKLAAHHGVPVPQLSASEISELSSYSWPGNVRELRNILESMLLTGERPRSLMTPEAPRGIQLFDAPLATDHGMVFGGETRENRRLEEAERDAILGAIDGSHGNMALAARSLGIAKSTLYLKLKKFGLDALVERAREVHAKGH, translated from the coding sequence ATGGAATTGCGGGACGACGATCAAAGCCAGATGTTTTCGCGCCCGGAGCGAGACCGGGATGTGATGAACCACTGGGAGCGGCTGCTCAACGGCGAGGAATGCAGTTCCGACGCCCTGCGCCGCCTGATTGACGACTCGTGGCGCCGCTGCCTCAACGCCCACGTCGACCCCAGCAAGTACCAGGCGCCGCCGCCACTGAGCGAGAACTCGCTCTACTCGCTGCAGCAGAAGCACGGGGACCTGCTCACCGCCAGCACGCCGGTGATGGCGATGGCGCGCGACTTCCTCGCCGAAACCGGAACCATCATGGTGCTGACCGACCACAGCGGCACCATACTCAGCCTCGAAGGCGACCCGGCCACGCGCGACGAAGGCGCGATGATGAACATGATGCCGGGGGCGAGCTGGAGCGAGACGGCCTGCGGCACCAACGCGATCGGCACTGCCATCGCGGTGCGCCATCCGGTGCAGATCCATTCCGCCGAACACTACTGCGCCGGCATCAAGCGCTGGACCTGTTCGTCCACCGTCATCCTCGATCCCTACGACAACAGTGTTCTGGGCGCGATCGACGTATCCGGCCTGCAGCAGACCTACAACAAGCACAGCCTGGCGCTGGTGGTGGCCACCGCGAGCAAGATCGAAGGCCGTCTGGCCAAGCACGAGATGGGCATCCGCTTCCGCCTGCTCGAGCGCTGCATGCACCGGCTCACGCACTCGACCTCGGACGGCGTCATCGTGTTCGACCGCCGCGGCAATCCGGTCAAGGCGAACGAGCGCGCCGAACAGGCGCTGAACCAGCTGTCCGAAGGCCGCATCGGTTCGCGCAAGTTGGACATCGCATCGCTCACACTTGGCCACGCGACCGATGACGGTCTGCCGGCCGGCCTGCAGGGCTGGATTGCGCCGGAATGGCTGGAACCGGTTCTGGACAACGGCCAGCGCATCGGCACGCTGCTCACGATTCCGATCTTCAAGCCGCGTTCGGTGCAGGGCACTGCGATGCCGGTCGGCGCTACCAGCGCAGCACACGAGCCGAGCAAGCTCGACTGCGTGGTCGGTAAGGACCCGGTGCTGATGGAAGCGGTCGAACGCGCCCGTCACCTGTCGCGTTCCAACGTACCGGTGCTGCTGCTCGGCGAGACCGGCGTCGGCAAGGAAGTGTTCGCCAAGGGCATCCATGACTGCGGCAGCGCGAAGGCCGCGCCCTTTGTCGCGGTGAATTGCGGCGGTCTGTCGCGAGAACTGCTGGCGACCGAACTGTTCGGCTACGCCGAGGGCTCATTCACCGGTGCGCGACGCGGCGGCATGATGGGCAAGATCGAGGCGGCCAACGGCGGCACGTTGTTCCTCGACGAACTGGGCGAAATGCCGCTCGACATGCAGCCGCATCTGCTGCGCGTGCTGGAGGAGGGCGAAATCTACCGCCTCGGCGAGAACACGCCGCGCAAGGTGAAATTCCGGCTGATCGCGGCGACCAACCGCGACCTGCGCAAGGAAGTTACCGATGGCCGCTTCCGTATGGACCTCTACTACCGGGTTGCGGTGACCAGCGTACGCATCCCGCCGCTGCGCGAGCGGCTGGGCGACATCCCGGTGCTGTCGCGCGCGCTGATGGAAAAGCTGGCGGCGCATCACGGCGTGCCGGTGCCGCAGCTCAGCGCATCCGAAATCAGCGAGCTGTCTTCCTACTCGTGGCCGGGCAATGTGCGCGAACTGCGCAACATTCTCGAATCGATGCTGCTCACCGGCGAGCGTCCCCGTTCGCTGATGACACCCGAAGCGCCGCGCGGCATCCAGCTGTTCGATGCGCCGCTGGCCACCGATCACGGCATGGTCTTCGGCGGCGAAACGCGGGAGAACCGCCGGCTCGAAGAAGCCGAGCGCGACGCCATCCTCGGTGCCATCGACGGCAGCCACGGCAATATGGCACTGGCTGCGCGCTCGCTCGGCATCGCCAAGAGCACGCTCTACCTCAAGCTGAAGAAATTCGGCCTCGATGCCCTGGTCGAGCGCGCGCGCGAGGTGCACGCCAAGGGGCACTGA
- a CDS encoding acetyl-CoA C-acyltransferase: protein MNQVSDPVVVVSVSRTPLGGFLGNLSALTAPQLGATAIAAAVQRAGISAHDVEEAYMGCVLPAGIGQAPARQAALRGGLPESTACTTVSKVCGSGMKAVMLAHDALLAGSAGIAVAGGMESMSNAPYLLARARAGYRLGHDRVIDHMFLDGLEDAYDERGTLMGVFAERCAEEYGFSRADQDAWALRSLNRSLEADKCGAFDWEIAPVEVIGRGDSRASVVRDEQPQTAKPEKIPSLKPAFRKDGTVTAANSSSISDGAAALVLMRASTARSRGLTPLATIAAHAGHAGAPARFPMAPVDSIRKVLERAGWSKADVDLYEINEAFAVVTLAAIRDLGLDPDTVNVHGGACALGHPIGATGARLLVTLIGALRRGGGRRGIASLCIGGGEATAIALELYEN, encoded by the coding sequence GTGAACCAAGTGTCAGATCCCGTAGTCGTCGTGTCGGTCAGCCGCACTCCGCTGGGCGGATTTCTCGGCAACCTTTCGGCGCTGACCGCGCCGCAGCTCGGCGCAACGGCAATCGCCGCCGCCGTGCAGCGTGCCGGCATCAGTGCCCACGACGTCGAGGAAGCCTATATGGGCTGCGTGCTGCCGGCCGGCATCGGGCAGGCACCGGCCCGCCAGGCGGCACTCCGCGGCGGCCTGCCGGAATCGACTGCCTGCACGACCGTGAGCAAGGTATGCGGCTCCGGCATGAAGGCCGTCATGCTGGCGCACGACGCGCTGCTCGCTGGCTCGGCCGGCATCGCCGTCGCCGGCGGCATGGAGTCGATGAGCAACGCCCCCTATCTGCTGGCCCGTGCCCGGGCCGGCTACCGACTCGGTCACGACCGCGTGATCGACCACATGTTTCTCGACGGGCTGGAAGACGCCTACGACGAGCGCGGCACGCTGATGGGCGTTTTCGCCGAGCGCTGCGCCGAGGAATACGGCTTCAGCCGCGCCGATCAGGACGCCTGGGCGCTGCGCTCGCTGAACCGCTCGCTGGAAGCCGACAAGTGCGGCGCCTTCGACTGGGAGATCGCGCCGGTCGAGGTGATCGGTCGCGGCGACTCACGTGCCAGCGTCGTGCGCGACGAGCAGCCGCAGACGGCGAAGCCGGAGAAGATTCCGTCACTGAAACCCGCCTTCCGCAAGGACGGCACGGTCACCGCCGCCAATTCGAGTTCGATTTCCGACGGCGCTGCGGCGCTGGTGCTGATGCGTGCATCCACCGCCCGGTCGCGCGGCCTGACGCCGCTGGCCACCATCGCCGCCCATGCCGGCCACGCCGGCGCACCGGCGCGCTTTCCGATGGCACCGGTCGATTCGATCCGCAAGGTGCTGGAACGCGCCGGCTGGTCGAAAGCCGATGTCGACCTGTACGAGATCAACGAAGCCTTCGCCGTCGTGACGCTGGCCGCGATCCGTGACCTCGGCCTCGATCCGGATACGGTGAACGTCCATGGCGGCGCCTGCGCGCTCGGCCACCCGATCGGCGCCACCGGCGCGCGGCTGCTGGTCACGCTGATCGGCGCGCTGCGGCGCGGCGGAGGTCGGCGCGGCATTGCCAGCCTGTGCATCGGCGGCGGCGAAGCCACTGCGATCGCGCTGGAGTTGTACGAGAATTGA
- a CDS encoding AMP-binding protein produces the protein MKVFTPSGYEWKGTRLARFIERHGYGSLDQLQEDAERDAPVFWDRVVAEVGLEWSTPYTQTLDMSDGIMWPRWFVGGRLDLVDNIVGKHARRHPDKVAVRWEGDAGEERRITYAELAREVDGMAAGLRALGAGEGSRIAIYLPMVPEAAVILLAAAKIGAISVPMFSGYSADSVVQRVQDAAATVLVCANGYFRRGKPVRMLADALAAADACESVQHVVVVDRLGNGPYAGSEHGGHYDLCDYATLAATPADPSAAESFGASDPLMLVYTSGTTGKPKGVVHTHGGFPLKAAQDMVMAFDLREDDTLMWVTDMGWLMGPWMVFGALLLGATIVLCEGTPDYPDAGRLWRIVQRHGVTHLGLSPTLVRLLMGSRDAVPQIGALDTVRVFGSTGEAWNETPWLWLFETVGQSRRPIVNYSGGTEIGGGILACFPGLPQTACGFNGPIPGMAADVVDAEGKPVRGSVGELVLRQPWPGMTHGFWNDPERYEDTYWSALPGLWVHGDWASIDSDGYWFVHGRSDDTIKVAGKRLGPTEFESALVSHPLVAEAVAVGVPDPIKGEAVVCFVTLHDKRSGQEGWSVWETELSDHVARLLGKPLRPARIHALTQIPKTRNGKILRRVVRNAYIGRPMGDLSSMENPRSIDEVIGLRAARV, from the coding sequence ATGAAGGTATTCACGCCATCTGGATACGAGTGGAAGGGCACGCGGCTTGCCCGTTTCATTGAACGTCATGGCTACGGCTCGCTCGATCAGCTGCAGGAGGACGCCGAGCGCGATGCGCCGGTCTTCTGGGACCGCGTCGTGGCCGAGGTGGGGCTCGAATGGAGCACGCCCTACACGCAGACGCTGGACATGAGCGACGGCATCATGTGGCCGCGCTGGTTCGTCGGCGGCCGGCTCGATCTGGTCGACAACATCGTCGGCAAGCACGCGCGCCGCCACCCGGACAAGGTGGCAGTCCGCTGGGAAGGCGACGCCGGTGAAGAGCGACGCATCACCTACGCGGAACTGGCGCGCGAAGTTGACGGTATGGCAGCGGGGCTGCGTGCGCTCGGCGCAGGCGAGGGCAGCCGCATCGCCATCTATCTGCCCATGGTGCCGGAGGCCGCGGTCATCCTGCTCGCCGCAGCGAAGATCGGCGCCATTTCGGTGCCGATGTTCTCCGGCTACTCGGCCGACTCGGTCGTGCAGCGCGTGCAGGACGCCGCAGCCACCGTGCTGGTGTGCGCCAACGGCTACTTCCGCCGCGGCAAGCCGGTGCGCATGCTGGCCGACGCGCTGGCCGCGGCAGATGCCTGCGAATCGGTGCAGCACGTGGTGGTGGTCGACCGCCTGGGCAACGGACCTTACGCCGGCAGCGAACATGGCGGCCACTACGATCTTTGCGACTACGCGACGCTCGCGGCCACCCCGGCAGATCCGTCCGCGGCCGAGTCCTTCGGTGCGTCCGACCCGCTGATGCTGGTGTACACCTCGGGTACCACCGGCAAGCCCAAGGGCGTGGTGCACACGCACGGCGGCTTCCCGCTCAAGGCGGCGCAGGACATGGTGATGGCCTTCGATCTGCGCGAGGACGACACTCTGATGTGGGTGACCGACATGGGCTGGCTGATGGGGCCATGGATGGTGTTCGGCGCGCTGCTGCTGGGCGCCACCATCGTGCTGTGCGAAGGCACGCCGGACTACCCGGACGCCGGCCGGCTGTGGCGCATCGTGCAGCGGCACGGCGTCACCCACCTCGGCCTGTCGCCGACCCTGGTGCGCCTGCTGATGGGCAGCCGCGACGCCGTGCCGCAGATCGGGGCGCTGGATACCGTGCGCGTGTTCGGTTCGACCGGCGAGGCGTGGAACGAGACGCCGTGGCTGTGGCTGTTCGAAACGGTGGGCCAGAGCCGCCGGCCCATCGTCAACTATTCGGGGGGAACTGAGATCGGCGGCGGCATCCTCGCCTGTTTCCCCGGTCTGCCGCAGACCGCCTGCGGCTTCAACGGACCGATCCCCGGCATGGCGGCGGACGTCGTCGACGCCGAAGGCAAGCCGGTGCGCGGCAGCGTCGGCGAACTGGTGCTGCGCCAGCCCTGGCCCGGCATGACGCACGGCTTCTGGAACGACCCCGAACGCTACGAGGACACCTACTGGTCCGCGCTGCCCGGACTGTGGGTACATGGCGACTGGGCCAGCATAGACAGCGACGGCTACTGGTTCGTGCACGGCCGCAGCGACGACACCATCAAGGTGGCCGGCAAGCGGCTCGGTCCGACCGAGTTCGAATCGGCGCTGGTGTCGCACCCGCTGGTGGCCGAGGCGGTGGCGGTCGGTGTACCCGATCCGATCAAGGGCGAGGCGGTGGTGTGCTTCGTCACGCTGCACGACAAGCGCAGCGGGCAGGAGGGCTGGAGCGTGTGGGAAACCGAGCTTTCGGACCACGTCGCACGACTGCTCGGCAAGCCGTTGCGCCCGGCCCGCATCCACGCGCTGACGCAGATCCCGAAGACGCGCAACGGCAAGATCCTGCGCCGCGTCGTGCGCAACGCCTACATCGGCCGGCCGATGGGCGACCTGTCGTCGATGGAGAACCCGCGTTCGATCGACGAAGTGATCGGACTGCGCGCCGCCCGCGTCTGA
- a CDS encoding DUF1329 domain-containing protein, translated as MYTLNTHIPAGRARRTGVASALALVLGLAAGQINAKELEAGFIIDKSNYDSIKNDTFEKKTIASMVPEKLEWMIKNYNLTIKLANSKKIEMDPKYVEWSKKNVGTVKFNPADRTVSGWQAGMMFPPETIKMDDPHAGDKVIWNLRAATYGATMDLRDIAWAFLDAKKGYERVQAFQSRRYYMEGRLDGGPITVGDGTIAQKTYFVAHYPQDIRGLGTFSVRYNQADSKKPDDSYAYLKSVRRVRRLSGGAWMDPIGGTDQLYDDWDIWDAAPTKYKSNKLIEKRWVLAIAHSPEMSVDVSQPYTEPQKRFPRINMSEAPYFNPAKDIGWEPREVYVVEGIPPDEHPYSKKVVYMEVDFPRPYLGYAEDRKGEFWKMFIFQNRPDIGDDGYKAVMPVIGHIIDVKRGHATNWSSNMKSNPKGVKETDVSLNVLEEVATGTGK; from the coding sequence ATGTACACGCTCAACACACATATCCCGGCCGGTCGCGCGCGACGCACGGGTGTCGCCAGTGCGCTCGCACTGGTGCTCGGTCTGGCCGCCGGTCAGATCAACGCCAAGGAGCTGGAAGCCGGCTTCATCATCGACAAGAGCAACTACGACAGCATCAAGAACGACACCTTCGAGAAGAAGACGATCGCCTCGATGGTGCCGGAGAAGCTGGAGTGGATGATCAAGAACTACAACCTGACCATCAAGCTCGCCAACTCGAAGAAGATCGAGATGGATCCGAAGTACGTCGAGTGGTCGAAGAAGAACGTTGGCACCGTCAAGTTCAATCCGGCGGACCGCACCGTGTCGGGCTGGCAGGCCGGCATGATGTTCCCGCCGGAAACGATCAAGATGGACGATCCGCACGCCGGCGACAAGGTGATCTGGAACCTGCGCGCCGCCACCTACGGCGCGACGATGGACCTGCGCGACATCGCCTGGGCCTTCCTCGACGCGAAGAAGGGCTATGAGCGCGTGCAGGCCTTCCAGTCCCGTCGCTACTACATGGAAGGCAGGCTGGACGGCGGCCCGATCACGGTTGGCGACGGCACCATTGCGCAGAAGACCTACTTCGTCGCCCACTACCCGCAGGACATCCGTGGCCTCGGCACCTTCTCGGTCCGTTACAACCAGGCCGACTCGAAGAAGCCGGACGACTCCTACGCCTACCTGAAGTCGGTGCGCCGCGTACGCCGCCTGTCCGGCGGTGCGTGGATGGATCCGATCGGTGGTACCGACCAGCTGTATGACGACTGGGACATCTGGGACGCCGCGCCCACCAAGTACAAGTCGAACAAGCTGATCGAGAAGCGCTGGGTGCTGGCCATCGCGCACAGCCCGGAAATGAGCGTGGACGTGTCGCAGCCCTACACCGAGCCGCAGAAGCGCTTCCCGCGCATCAACATGAGCGAGGCGCCGTACTTCAACCCGGCCAAGGACATCGGCTGGGAGCCGCGCGAGGTGTACGTGGTCGAGGGCATTCCGCCGGACGAGCATCCGTACAGCAAGAAGGTGGTGTACATGGAAGTGGACTTCCCGCGTCCCTACCTCGGCTATGCGGAAGACCGCAAGGGCGAGTTCTGGAAGATGTTCATCTTCCAGAACCGGCCTGACATCGGCGACGACGGCTACAAGGCGGTCATGCCTGTCATCGGCCACATCATCGACGTCAAGCGCGGCCACGCCACCAACTGGTCGTCGAACATGAAATCCAACCCTAAGGGCGTCAAGGAAACCGACGTATCGCTGAACGTGCTCGAAGAAGTGGCAACGGGCACGGGCAAGTAA
- a CDS encoding DUF1302 family protein: MRRSRTFRRTGTGLAVAAALAMMGMPVAQGAEEAAKEGGNWAGTDDFSFQLSGYARAWASFNLEDQPELSAVGKDSAGKLSMLRGSVLLDADAKTGPVKWKVIGRLDREYKTNYLEDLEDLRATNGTAGGKSITENYNNGDIREFWAEIPIGDRITVKAGKQQLVWGESDFFQAMDLVHGYDYSWRLFFEGENEEWRKPLIMVSTKIRIPEAKGMIAAFVRPGWDRCEDIGNTYDIRGGRWFFQPYRGFDLTQVTDKNCDHKDGDMDDVTGGIRWSGEAYGLNYSIAYLTTFAADPVASSSFRPHQGVPVTGGVFDLIHPKIDVLGATVSGYSETLDAVISAEVAFTKDQPYNVGTGAFNPGNAANPGIGLNGIKKKDTLRTMIRIDKDLNLEGIFGTSRPSFSSVQLFNTQVLDYDGREDLVRLFAYGTPLNEHSTILTMFTTLNYKNDTINPGLAVGFDLSNGGGFAIPSVAMTFSDKWLAKVEADIFWDGGKSNRTQFSNGESQLFGYFSRASQLVFRLTRQF; this comes from the coding sequence ATGAGAAGAAGCAGAACCTTCAGGCGGACCGGCACCGGTCTGGCGGTGGCGGCGGCACTGGCGATGATGGGCATGCCCGTCGCGCAGGGCGCCGAGGAGGCGGCGAAAGAGGGCGGCAACTGGGCGGGTACGGACGATTTCAGTTTCCAGCTGTCGGGTTATGCGCGCGCCTGGGCCTCGTTCAATCTCGAGGATCAACCTGAACTGAGCGCCGTCGGCAAGGACAGCGCGGGCAAGCTGTCGATGCTGCGCGGCTCCGTGCTGCTCGACGCCGACGCGAAGACCGGCCCGGTCAAGTGGAAGGTGATCGGTCGCCTCGACCGCGAGTACAAGACCAACTACCTCGAAGATCTCGAAGACCTGCGTGCCACCAACGGTACGGCCGGAGGCAAGAGCATTACCGAGAACTACAACAACGGCGACATCCGCGAATTCTGGGCGGAGATACCGATCGGCGACCGCATCACGGTCAAGGCCGGTAAGCAGCAGCTGGTGTGGGGTGAGTCGGACTTCTTCCAGGCGATGGACCTGGTTCACGGGTACGACTACAGCTGGCGTCTGTTCTTCGAGGGCGAGAACGAGGAATGGCGCAAGCCGCTGATCATGGTGTCTACCAAGATCCGCATTCCCGAAGCCAAGGGCATGATCGCCGCCTTCGTACGCCCGGGCTGGGACCGCTGCGAGGATATCGGCAACACCTACGATATCCGCGGCGGCCGCTGGTTCTTCCAGCCCTACCGCGGCTTCGACCTGACGCAGGTGACGGACAAGAACTGCGATCACAAGGACGGCGACATGGACGACGTGACCGGCGGTATCCGCTGGTCCGGCGAAGCCTACGGCCTGAACTACTCGATCGCCTACCTGACGACCTTCGCTGCAGATCCGGTGGCCAGTTCGTCATTCCGTCCGCATCAGGGCGTACCGGTGACCGGCGGCGTTTTCGACCTGATCCATCCGAAGATCGACGTGCTCGGCGCCACGGTCAGCGGCTACAGCGAAACGCTGGACGCCGTGATCAGCGCGGAAGTCGCCTTCACCAAGGACCAGCCGTACAACGTAGGGACCGGCGCCTTCAATCCGGGCAATGCCGCCAACCCCGGCATCGGCCTGAACGGCATCAAGAAGAAGGACACGCTGCGGACCATGATCCGCATCGACAAGGACCTGAATCTCGAAGGCATCTTCGGCACGTCGCGTCCGTCCTTCTCGTCGGTCCAGCTGTTCAACACCCAGGTGCTGGACTACGACGGCCGTGAGGATCTGGTTCGCCTGTTCGCCTACGGTACGCCGCTGAACGAGCACAGCACCATCCTGACCATGTTTACGACGCTCAACTACAAGAACGACACGATCAACCCCGGCCTGGCCGTGGGCTTCGATCTGTCGAACGGTGGTGGCTTCGCGATCCCGAGCGTGGCGATGACCTTCTCCGACAAGTGGCTGGCGAAGGTCGAAGCGGACATTTTCTGGGACGGCGGCAAGAGCAACAGGACCCAGTTCAGCAATGGTGAATCCCAGCTGTTCGGCTACTTCAGTCGCGCAAGCCAGCTGGTGTTTCGCTTGACCCGGCAGTTCTGA